One window of Desulfovibrio subterraneus genomic DNA carries:
- a CDS encoding calcium/sodium antiporter: MLVSVIVLILGLILLVWGADRFVDGAASFASHLGMSPLLIGMVVVGFGTSMPELVVSVFSAVEGNAGLALGNVIGSNIANISLILGVSAIMRPIMVHSHVLKKELPILCGVTLVAVLLIMDGTFSGADAWVLILLFAGLMGWTLWQGMKEKNDTLGTAVDQDMSTRRMPMNRSILWLVIGLGCLLASSRALVWAATDIARSLGIDDLVIGLTVVAVGTSLPELASSFVAARKGEDDIAIGNVLGSNLFNILAVLGISGAISPMAVPDGVLGRDCVIMSLLTLSLFVLGYGFGRQGRINRFEGCALLAVFVGYTAWLIMMP; this comes from the coding sequence GTGCTTGTTTCTGTGATTGTGTTGATTCTGGGATTGATTCTGCTCGTCTGGGGCGCCGACCGGTTTGTCGATGGTGCTGCATCGTTTGCCTCGCATCTGGGCATGTCGCCCCTTCTCATCGGCATGGTGGTGGTTGGATTTGGTACGTCAATGCCCGAACTTGTCGTGTCGGTGTTTTCCGCTGTTGAAGGAAACGCAGGCCTCGCTCTCGGCAACGTGATCGGATCGAACATCGCGAATATTTCCCTCATCCTTGGTGTTTCGGCCATTATGCGGCCCATTATGGTGCACTCGCATGTGCTGAAGAAAGAACTGCCCATTCTGTGCGGCGTGACGCTTGTCGCTGTGCTGCTGATTATGGATGGCACGTTCTCCGGTGCAGATGCATGGGTGCTCATTCTGCTTTTTGCGGGCCTGATGGGCTGGACCTTATGGCAGGGGATGAAGGAAAAGAACGATACCCTCGGCACTGCGGTCGATCAGGATATGTCGACCAGAAGAATGCCCATGAACCGTTCCATCCTGTGGCTTGTGATCGGTCTGGGCTGTCTGCTGGCGAGCTCGCGCGCACTGGTCTGGGCGGCAACGGATATCGCACGCAGCCTCGGCATAGATGATTTGGTCATCGGTCTTACCGTTGTGGCTGTGGGTACCTCTCTGCCGGAGCTGGCTTCTTCCTTTGTGGCGGCCCGTAAGGGGGAAGACGATATCGCCATCGGCAACGTTCTTGGTTCCAACCTCTTCAACATCCTTGCGGTGCTTGGCATCTCCGGAGCCATCAGCCCCATGGCCGTACCGGATGGTGTGCTCGGGCGCGACTGTGTCATCATGTCGCTTCTTACTCTGTCGCTTTTTGTGCTGGGCTACGGGTTCGGCAGGCAGGGGCGCATCAACCGGTTTGAGGGTTGCGCTCTGCTGGCCGTGTTTGTCGGCTATACCGCGTGGCTGATTATGATGCCGTAA
- a CDS encoding universal stress protein has protein sequence MYKKVLVAFDGTDSATNVLEQALVLARSENAAVDIVTVIPGYQGDLRLLGNSRVLTEMHSHYQTCLDSAIKLALARNVRARAHLRTGEPPEEILRTAEEVGADLVVIGKRARFLLDSMPVGLVADDVVRQSDVDVLIIAGDKKLGLERIFLAYDGTEGADIAARQASALAARYGAVLYIGMTYEMDMEAFSLAPELEEALHRKARSAIDAAVELARKADVKQVEPVIRHGNPSYKTLIEEAAARKAGLLVAGASGRGSLSRVLLGSVTRRMISMSTCPLLIVKE, from the coding sequence ATGTACAAGAAGGTACTCGTAGCATTCGACGGAACCGACTCGGCGACCAACGTGCTGGAACAGGCACTGGTTCTGGCCCGTTCGGAAAATGCTGCCGTCGATATCGTGACCGTCATCCCCGGCTACCAGGGAGACCTCAGACTGCTGGGTAACTCCCGTGTGCTCACCGAAATGCATAGCCACTACCAGACCTGTCTCGATTCCGCTATCAAACTGGCTCTGGCCCGCAATGTGCGGGCCAGAGCCCATCTTCGCACCGGCGAACCGCCGGAAGAGATTCTTCGCACAGCCGAAGAAGTGGGGGCTGATCTTGTCGTCATAGGCAAGCGTGCCCGTTTTCTGTTGGATTCCATGCCCGTGGGGCTGGTTGCTGACGATGTCGTCCGCCAGAGCGATGTGGATGTGCTTATCATCGCCGGTGACAAAAAGTTGGGCCTGGAGCGCATTTTTCTTGCCTACGACGGAACGGAAGGCGCAGACATTGCCGCCCGTCAGGCAAGTGCACTTGCCGCCAGATACGGTGCTGTCCTGTACATAGGCATGACCTATGAAATGGACATGGAAGCCTTCAGCCTTGCTCCTGAACTGGAAGAGGCGCTGCACCGCAAGGCTCGTTCTGCCATTGACGCTGCTGTGGAGCTGGCACGCAAGGCGGATGTGAAGCAGGTAGAGCCTGTTATCCGTCATGGCAACCCTTCCTATAAGACCCTTATTGAAGAAGCCGCCGCGCGTAAGGCGGGACTGCTTGTGGCCGGAGCCAGCGGAAGGGGCAGCCTTTCCCGTGTGCTGCTGGGCAGTGTGACGAGAAGGATGATTTCCATGAGCACCTGTCCGTTGCTGATAGTAAAGGAGTAG
- a CDS encoding universal stress protein — translation MKIMKALEKIATAVAFAEAGEWDSALDIMHSDKTSKKILIAYEGEPDNRRIIEYAIGIAERVKCDMLFSYVATKKKAESLTQEYIEMVNKTFNEAFEREVEALQMNGKNINFQHVVVSSEFYEAVNSICREVKKIEFVILGCSERNAARLRLNVPYFFFK, via the coding sequence ATGAAGATAATGAAAGCGCTTGAGAAAATAGCAACAGCAGTTGCCTTTGCAGAAGCTGGAGAATGGGACTCTGCGCTGGATATCATGCACTCGGACAAGACCTCTAAAAAGATCCTCATCGCCTACGAAGGTGAACCGGATAACAGGCGCATCATCGAATACGCCATTGGAATTGCGGAACGTGTGAAGTGCGACATGCTGTTCTCATATGTAGCAACAAAGAAGAAGGCTGAGAGCCTGACTCAGGAATACATTGAGATGGTGAACAAAACTTTCAATGAGGCATTTGAAAGAGAAGTTGAAGCTCTTCAGATGAACGGAAAGAACATCAATTTTCAGCATGTTGTGGTTTCCAGCGAGTTTTACGAGGCAGTCAATTCGATTTGCAGAGAAGTGAAGAAGATAGAGTTTGTCATACTTGGTTGCAGCGAAAGAAATGCTGCCAGGTTGCGGCTCAATGTTCCCTACTTCTTCTTCAAATAA
- a CDS encoding sulfite exporter TauE/SafE family protein yields MHDMLAENLRFVDLTLVGVLFLFFVGFVGGLVSGFIGSGGAFVLTPGMMSLGVPGPVAVASNMCHKFPKALVGAIKRYKYGQVDIKMGLIIGVSAEIGVQIGIQVQKFILEQWGQAGSNLYVSFAFVFVLVTVGSFVLKDALQTKRSGGEEHVTMLAKRLQSIELWPMMNFQTSKIRISFWFTAPVGLAAGLLAATIAVGGFAGVPGMIYIIGLSSLMASATELVVAFVMGLGGTMVWAFYGMVDIRLTLIILAGSLFGVQLGAIGTTYVKDYAIKFVMATIMLIVAFSRGLAIPKYLNQLEVINWDADLISIMSKVSFGLMCFALLVGAFIILKAMILGRRAERQLEMEGTVTHA; encoded by the coding sequence ATGCATGATATGTTAGCTGAAAACCTGCGCTTCGTTGACCTTACGCTGGTCGGCGTCCTGTTCCTGTTCTTTGTCGGCTTTGTCGGCGGTCTTGTCAGCGGCTTTATCGGGTCCGGCGGCGCATTTGTTCTTACTCCCGGCATGATGAGCCTTGGTGTTCCCGGCCCCGTGGCCGTAGCCAGCAACATGTGTCACAAGTTTCCCAAGGCCCTTGTCGGCGCCATAAAGCGCTACAAGTACGGTCAGGTGGACATCAAGATGGGGCTTATCATCGGTGTGTCCGCTGAAATTGGCGTGCAGATCGGCATTCAGGTTCAGAAGTTCATTCTTGAGCAGTGGGGCCAGGCCGGTTCCAACCTGTATGTATCCTTCGCCTTCGTATTCGTTCTGGTAACTGTGGGCAGCTTCGTTCTGAAGGATGCGCTCCAGACCAAGCGTTCCGGCGGTGAAGAGCACGTTACCATGCTTGCCAAGCGCCTGCAGTCCATTGAGCTGTGGCCCATGATGAACTTTCAGACCAGCAAGATCCGCATTTCTTTCTGGTTCACCGCACCCGTAGGCCTTGCCGCAGGGCTGCTGGCAGCAACCATCGCTGTCGGCGGTTTTGCAGGTGTTCCCGGCATGATCTACATCATCGGCCTTTCCAGCCTCATGGCCTCTGCAACCGAACTGGTTGTGGCGTTTGTCATGGGTCTGGGCGGCACCATGGTGTGGGCTTTCTACGGCATGGTGGACATCCGCCTTACCCTGATTATTCTGGCTGGTTCCCTGTTCGGCGTGCAGCTTGGCGCCATTGGTACCACCTATGTGAAGGACTATGCCATCAAGTTCGTTATGGCCACCATCATGCTGATTGTTGCTTTCAGCCGTGGCCTTGCCATTCCCAAGTATCTGAACCAGCTTGAAGTCATCAACTGGGATGCCGACCTCATCAGCATCATGAGCAAGGTGAGCTTCGGTCTCATGTGCTTTGCACTGCTTGTGGGCGCGTTCATTATCCTCAAGGCCATGATCCTGGGCCGTCGCGCTGAACGGCAGCTTGAAATGGAAGGAACGGTCACCCACGCGTAA
- a CDS encoding S16 family serine protease, with protein MGLFTRSEPKPAAPAAEPNQHSELRNAVATVRLPENVRRIAQNEIEKLERMDPSVAEYGLGINYIEFLLALPWLTSSQDNLHLAHAAEVLDQEHFGLSLVKQRVLEYLASNITCHLRRNTVLVVDDEDISRDNMAYSVGKLSCDVLTASNGQEALDILAKTHVDCIVTDLKMQKVDGLGLLERVRVEWPDTQLIIVTGYATVDNAVDALRKGAAHYLPKPLNLDILRDTVRDILDRKTQACSVSGPILCFTGPPGTGKTSIGRSVANALQRKFIRLSLAGMRDEAELRGHRRTYVGAMAGRIISELNKCGVNNPVFMLDEIDKIGQDFRGDPASVLLEILDPEQNRHFLDYYLDIPFDLSRVMFITTANMLENLPGPLRDRMETIPFSCYTLGEKRRIGLEYLAPRQVRATGYTPDDISFTSEAMDTLLHGYTRGAGLRSLNREIGGVCRKLNLQILQKERQIPLTVQPSDIHSLLGHPKYSLEAATAKPIAGVTTGLVWSENGGHIIFIETARMKGSGQLIMTGSLGDILKESAQTALSYLRSNAAQFGINEDFFESSDIHVHIPAGAISKDGPSAGMTICMALISLLTGRPARRDVALTGEFTLSGRVLPVSGLREKVLAAQQAGVRLAVLPERNRDEMMAMDEEVRNAVELLFVSNIEMAVEAVLLPKP; from the coding sequence ATGGGATTGTTCACGCGAAGTGAGCCCAAGCCGGCAGCTCCGGCTGCGGAACCGAACCAGCACTCCGAGCTGCGAAATGCAGTGGCGACGGTGCGGCTTCCGGAAAACGTTCGGAGAATTGCGCAGAATGAAATTGAGAAGCTTGAGCGGATGGACCCTTCCGTTGCGGAATACGGACTGGGCATCAACTACATAGAATTTCTGCTCGCGCTGCCATGGCTCACATCCTCGCAGGACAACCTGCATCTGGCCCACGCGGCCGAAGTGCTTGATCAGGAACACTTCGGCCTGTCTCTGGTGAAGCAGCGCGTGCTGGAATACCTTGCTTCCAACATTACCTGCCATCTGCGCCGGAACACGGTGCTTGTAGTGGACGACGAAGACATCTCCCGCGACAACATGGCCTATTCGGTGGGCAAGCTTTCGTGCGATGTCCTTACGGCCTCTAACGGGCAGGAAGCGCTGGATATTCTCGCCAAAACCCATGTGGACTGCATCGTCACCGACCTGAAAATGCAAAAGGTGGATGGTCTCGGCCTGCTAGAGCGGGTGCGCGTGGAATGGCCGGACACCCAACTCATCATCGTCACGGGCTACGCCACCGTGGACAATGCCGTGGATGCGCTGCGCAAGGGCGCGGCTCACTACCTGCCCAAGCCGCTCAATCTGGACATTCTGCGCGACACGGTGCGCGATATTCTGGACAGAAAGACGCAGGCATGTTCCGTTTCCGGCCCCATTCTCTGCTTCACCGGCCCTCCCGGCACGGGCAAGACGTCCATCGGGCGTTCCGTTGCCAACGCGCTGCAACGCAAGTTCATCCGTCTTTCTCTTGCGGGCATGCGGGATGAGGCAGAACTGCGCGGCCACAGACGCACCTATGTGGGGGCCATGGCCGGACGCATCATCAGTGAGCTGAACAAGTGCGGCGTGAACAACCCCGTGTTCATGCTCGATGAAATAGACAAGATAGGGCAAGACTTCCGTGGTGATCCGGCATCCGTTCTGCTCGAAATTCTGGACCCCGAACAGAACAGGCATTTCCTCGACTACTACCTCGACATTCCCTTCGATCTTTCCCGGGTCATGTTCATTACCACCGCGAACATGCTGGAGAACCTGCCCGGCCCACTGCGCGACCGCATGGAGACCATTCCCTTCTCCTGCTACACGCTGGGCGAAAAACGGCGCATAGGCCTTGAATACCTTGCGCCCAGACAAGTGCGCGCAACAGGCTATACGCCGGACGACATATCCTTCACTTCAGAGGCAATGGATACCCTGCTGCACGGCTACACCCGAGGCGCGGGTCTGCGCAGCCTGAACAGAGAAATTGGCGGGGTATGCCGCAAGTTGAACCTGCAGATTCTGCAGAAGGAACGTCAGATCCCGCTGACAGTGCAGCCAAGCGACATTCACTCCCTCCTCGGCCATCCCAAATATTCGCTGGAAGCGGCAACGGCCAAACCCATTGCAGGCGTGACCACCGGCCTTGTCTGGAGTGAAAACGGCGGCCATATCATCTTCATAGAAACCGCCCGCATGAAAGGCAGCGGCCAGCTCATCATGACCGGTTCGCTGGGCGACATTCTCAAGGAATCTGCCCAGACCGCGCTCAGCTATCTGCGCAGCAATGCCGCCCAGTTCGGCATTAACGAAGACTTTTTCGAATCTTCCGACATTCACGTGCACATTCCTGCCGGAGCCATTTCCAAAGATGGCCCCTCTGCAGGCATGACCATCTGCATGGCGCTCATATCCCTGCTTACCGGACGCCCCGCACGGCGGGATGTGGCCCTTACGGGCGAATTTACCCTGAGCGGGCGCGTGCTGCCCGTGAGCGGCCTGCGCGAAAAGGTGCTCGCCGCACAACAGGCCGGTGTACGTCTGGCAGTGCTGCCCGAACGTAACAGGGATGAAATGATGGCGATGGATGAGGAAGTGCGAAACGCCGTGGAACTGCTTTTTGTGAGCAATATTGAAATGGCTGTAGAGGCCGTGCTGCTGCCGAAGCCCTGA
- a CDS encoding aldehyde ferredoxin oxidoreductase family protein, whose product MSKILRINTRDRSYRFEEPGKYAGMGGRGLTSHLVLNEVPADTHALSADNKIVAAIGLLSGTAAANSGRISVGAKSPLTGTIKESNSGGNFCQKLARLDILAMVLEDKPADDADFCNIIITKDGVVFEDAAPIVGKGTYDSMDYLMDKYGKKACSMLIGPAGEACLTAASIQFSDPWGRPARAAGRGGLGAVMGSKRIKAIVVDDAGGERCGYADEEKFKVASKRWAEILRSHPVTGEGLPGFGTAVLVNIVNEAGAFPTKNFRGGRCDHVSEISGEKIAELITKRGGKTKEGCHAGCIIQCSQNYVDEKGEYVTSGFEYETVWAFGGNSLIKDIDQIAALDRACDDLGLDTIETGNAVAIAMDGGVIPWGDGVAAHKMLYRILDKNDYLGKIIGSGVDFAAQAFGVDRVPTVKGQSMPAYDPRAAKGIGVTYATTTMGADHTAGYAICQNLLKVGGDVNPLGKQGQVETSKALQIATATVDALGLCLFVAFAVLDTADAAQVICDMVSARHGIEFTPDDFGGLGISTLKDELAFNRAAGFTKEDDQLPAFMMKEKLAPHNVVWDFTTEELQGALVG is encoded by the coding sequence ATGTCCAAGATTCTCAGAATAAATACCAGAGACCGTTCCTATCGCTTCGAAGAGCCCGGCAAGTACGCCGGTATGGGCGGTCGTGGGCTTACGTCCCATCTTGTACTTAATGAAGTGCCTGCCGATACGCACGCATTGAGTGCGGATAACAAGATCGTTGCTGCAATCGGTCTTCTTTCCGGCACTGCCGCTGCAAACTCCGGCCGTATTTCCGTAGGCGCCAAGTCGCCCCTTACCGGCACCATCAAGGAATCCAACTCCGGCGGTAACTTCTGTCAGAAGCTGGCCCGACTGGACATTCTGGCCATGGTGCTGGAAGACAAGCCCGCTGATGATGCCGACTTCTGCAACATCATCATCACCAAGGACGGCGTTGTGTTTGAAGACGCCGCTCCCATCGTGGGCAAGGGCACGTATGATTCCATGGATTACCTCATGGACAAGTACGGCAAGAAGGCCTGCAGCATGCTTATCGGACCTGCCGGTGAAGCCTGCCTGACCGCTGCCTCCATCCAGTTCTCCGACCCGTGGGGACGTCCCGCACGTGCCGCCGGCCGTGGCGGTCTTGGCGCAGTCATGGGTTCCAAGAGAATCAAGGCCATTGTCGTGGACGATGCCGGTGGCGAACGCTGTGGCTACGCCGATGAAGAAAAGTTCAAGGTAGCTTCCAAGCGCTGGGCAGAAATTCTGCGTTCCCACCCTGTTACCGGTGAAGGGCTGCCCGGATTCGGTACTGCAGTGCTGGTGAACATCGTGAACGAAGCTGGCGCTTTCCCCACCAAGAACTTCCGCGGTGGCCGCTGTGACCACGTATCGGAAATTTCCGGTGAAAAGATTGCGGAACTCATCACCAAGCGCGGCGGCAAGACCAAGGAAGGCTGCCATGCAGGGTGCATCATCCAGTGTTCCCAGAACTACGTGGATGAAAAGGGCGAATACGTTACCTCCGGCTTCGAATATGAAACCGTGTGGGCCTTCGGCGGTAACTCCCTTATCAAGGATATTGACCAGATTGCCGCTCTGGACCGCGCCTGTGACGATCTTGGCCTCGATACCATCGAGACCGGTAACGCCGTGGCCATTGCCATGGACGGTGGCGTGATTCCGTGGGGCGACGGTGTTGCAGCCCACAAGATGCTGTATCGCATTCTGGACAAGAACGACTACCTCGGCAAGATCATCGGCAGCGGTGTGGACTTTGCCGCTCAGGCATTCGGCGTTGACCGCGTGCCTACGGTCAAGGGACAGTCCATGCCTGCATACGATCCGCGCGCAGCCAAGGGTATCGGCGTTACCTACGCCACCACCACCATGGGTGCGGACCATACTGCCGGCTACGCCATCTGCCAGAACCTGCTCAAGGTCGGCGGCGATGTGAACCCGCTGGGCAAGCAGGGACAGGTAGAAACCTCCAAGGCCCTGCAGATTGCAACCGCCACCGTTGATGCGCTCGGCCTGTGTCTCTTCGTTGCCTTTGCCGTTCTGGATACTGCCGATGCCGCTCAGGTCATCTGCGACATGGTATCCGCACGTCACGGCATCGAGTTCACTCCCGATGACTTCGGCGGGCTGGGCATCAGCACCCTGAAGGACGAACTGGCCTTCAACCGTGCTGCCGGTTTCACCAAGGAAGACGACCAGCTGCCCGCCTTCATGATGAAGGAAAAGCTGGCTCCCCATAACGTTGTTTGGGACTTCACCACCGAAGAACTGCAGGGCGCTCTGGTCGGCTAA
- a CDS encoding sigma-54-dependent transcriptional regulator: MNQSRILIAEDEMIARENLTHVLTRRGADVVAVENGRKAMQALAGGEFDLVVSDLRMPDMDGMQLLEHVKSTVPDTEVIIITGYASIETAVEAMRKGAYQYLAKPIRLDEVCVMAEKALEKRRLRQEVDSLRRQLKASDAPIIIGQSPAVRALKENIAQVAPVDCTVLILGETGTGKELVARSLHAGSPRSGNRFMAVNCASFTEELLANELFGHEKSAFTGAQNIKKGLIESADKGTFFLDEVGDMPLSMQANLLRVLETRTLLRVGGTTDIPVDVRIIAATNRDLKLMVEEGSFRQDLYYRLNVITLRVPPLAERKEDVVLLASFFANRFASAFGKTITEIDDEALRILMHYPFPGNVRELENLMERAVVLCNGETIGVAHLPHDMREEQHVMRPCEGGIFEFDGIVSLDENERRYLVWVLEQTQGNKTRAAELLGLNRGSLWRKLKRFGLDE, from the coding sequence ATGAACCAGTCACGTATTCTGATTGCGGAAGATGAAATGATCGCCCGCGAGAATCTCACCCACGTTCTGACCCGCAGAGGGGCGGATGTTGTGGCGGTGGAGAACGGCCGCAAGGCCATGCAGGCGCTTGCCGGCGGGGAGTTCGACCTTGTGGTTTCCGACCTGCGTATGCCGGACATGGACGGCATGCAGTTGCTGGAACATGTGAAATCCACCGTGCCGGATACTGAGGTGATCATCATCACCGGTTATGCCTCCATCGAAACCGCTGTCGAGGCCATGCGCAAAGGGGCCTACCAGTATCTTGCCAAGCCCATACGGCTGGACGAAGTCTGCGTGATGGCGGAAAAGGCGCTGGAAAAGCGCCGCCTGCGTCAGGAAGTGGATTCCCTGCGCAGGCAGCTGAAGGCATCCGATGCGCCCATTATCATCGGGCAGAGCCCAGCCGTGCGCGCACTCAAGGAGAATATTGCCCAGGTCGCACCGGTGGACTGCACCGTGCTCATTCTCGGTGAAACAGGCACCGGCAAGGAGTTGGTAGCCCGTTCCCTGCATGCGGGCAGCCCCCGGAGCGGCAACCGCTTCATGGCGGTGAACTGTGCCTCGTTCACTGAAGAGTTACTGGCCAACGAACTGTTCGGGCATGAGAAGTCGGCATTTACCGGTGCGCAGAACATCAAGAAGGGCCTTATAGAGTCTGCGGACAAGGGAACGTTTTTTCTGGATGAAGTGGGGGATATGCCCCTCAGCATGCAGGCAAACCTGCTGCGTGTGCTGGAAACCCGCACCCTGCTCAGGGTGGGAGGGACTACCGATATTCCCGTGGATGTGCGCATTATCGCCGCCACCAACCGCGATCTCAAGCTGATGGTGGAAGAGGGAAGCTTCCGGCAGGACCTGTATTACCGGCTTAATGTGATTACCCTCCGCGTGCCTCCCCTTGCTGAGCGCAAGGAGGATGTGGTGCTGCTGGCCAGCTTTTTCGCCAATCGTTTTGCCTCGGCCTTCGGCAAGACCATTACCGAGATCGACGATGAGGCGCTGCGCATTCTCATGCACTATCCTTTCCCGGGTAACGTGCGCGAGCTGGAGAATTTGATGGAACGCGCCGTAGTGTTGTGCAATGGCGAAACCATAGGCGTGGCGCACCTGCCTCACGACATGCGCGAAGAGCAGCATGTGATGCGCCCGTGCGAAGGCGGCATTTTCGAGTTCGACGGCATTGTCTCGCTGGACGAGAACGAGCGCCGGTATCTTGTATGGGTGCTTGAGCAGACACAGGGCAACAAGACCCGCGCGGCCGAACTGCTGGGCTTGAACCGTGGTTCGCTCTGGCGCAAGCTGAAGCGTTTTGGTCTGGACGAGTAA
- a CDS encoding sensor histidine kinase: MPRLNIRQKIILGFLMPSICLGVLTVVSYSNLLLIEKKTYSVEFIDDMENFILEFRRQEKNFLLYGEKSSYDLAIREVDVALETLKDLDGYSFDARMERMIGDLRDRIADYRNRMLTMYGVASSGGKTLEAEIDKLRDIGKDLVDLAQQISALERNNILNINKHLRSQLVFSIMGVSILFLIIFYIVSTRVLKPLKIIELTTMQIARGNFQPLEVRKANDEIRQVQEAFNRMVQELEKRQDQLVQAQKLSSIGTLSAGIAHQVNNPLNNISTSAQILRDVLKDGTDPFGMKMLDNIENETARARDIVRGLLEFARHTELSVRIVPLRDVVNKAVQLVSSQVPPGVTVNVDVQGDIELELDPQRMGEVLLNLILNAIQAIETLPGEISLYMGKEPPERMVTLVVEDTGKGIAENDLPHIFDPFFTRKEVGKGTGLGLSVAYGIIEEFKGRIRAESEVGVGTRFLIDLPLPERAEAGSGE; the protein is encoded by the coding sequence GTGCCAAGACTGAACATACGACAGAAGATTATTCTCGGCTTTCTCATGCCGTCCATCTGTCTTGGAGTGCTGACGGTCGTTTCCTATTCCAACCTGCTGCTCATCGAGAAGAAAACCTATTCTGTGGAGTTTATCGACGACATGGAGAATTTCATTCTCGAGTTCCGCAGGCAGGAGAAGAACTTTTTGTTGTACGGCGAGAAGAGCAGCTACGACCTTGCCATTCGCGAGGTGGATGTGGCGCTGGAAACCCTGAAGGATCTGGACGGGTACAGCTTTGATGCCCGAATGGAGCGTATGATCGGTGATCTGCGCGATCGAATAGCCGATTACCGCAACCGCATGCTCACCATGTACGGGGTGGCCAGTTCCGGCGGCAAGACCCTTGAGGCGGAGATAGACAAACTCCGTGACATCGGGAAGGATCTTGTCGATCTGGCGCAGCAGATATCCGCTCTGGAACGTAATAATATTCTTAATATAAATAAGCACCTGCGGAGCCAGCTTGTCTTCTCCATTATGGGTGTTTCCATCCTTTTTCTTATCATCTTCTACATCGTCTCCACGCGGGTTCTCAAACCTCTCAAGATCATCGAGCTGACTACCATGCAGATTGCACGCGGCAATTTTCAGCCGCTTGAGGTGCGCAAGGCCAACGATGAAATCCGGCAGGTGCAGGAGGCCTTCAACCGCATGGTGCAGGAGCTGGAAAAGCGGCAGGACCAGCTGGTTCAGGCGCAGAAGCTCTCTTCCATCGGTACGCTGAGCGCGGGCATTGCCCATCAGGTGAACAACCCCCTCAACAATATTTCCACCTCGGCCCAGATTCTGCGCGATGTGCTCAAGGACGGCACAGATCCTTTCGGCATGAAGATGCTGGACAACATAGAGAACGAAACCGCCCGCGCCCGCGACATTGTGCGCGGACTGCTCGAATTTGCGCGGCACACCGAGCTTTCTGTCAGAATCGTACCCCTCAGGGATGTGGTGAACAAGGCCGTGCAGCTTGTCTCTTCGCAGGTTCCTCCCGGTGTCACGGTAAACGTGGATGTGCAGGGGGACATTGAGCTGGAACTTGACCCTCAGCGGATGGGCGAGGTGCTTCTCAACCTGATTCTCAATGCCATTCAGGCCATAGAAACACTCCCCGGCGAGATATCGCTCTACATGGGCAAGGAACCGCCGGAAAGGATGGTGACTCTGGTGGTGGAAGACACGGGCAAGGGTATAGCCGAAAACGATCTGCCGCATATTTTCGATCCCTTCTTTACCCGTAAGGAAGTGGGCAAGGGCACGGGGCTTGGGCTTTCCGTGGCATATGGCATTATTGAAGAGTTCAAGGGCCGGATTAGGGCGGAAAGCGAAGTGGGCGTGGGTACCCGCTTCCTCATTGATCTTCCGCTGCCTGAACGTGCAGAGGCAGGGAGCGGAGAATGA